In Methanococcoides sp. LMO-2, a single window of DNA contains:
- the serA gene encoding phosphoglycerate dehydrogenase, protein MKVLISDSLSEEGVSKLQEHFNVDVSTGLSEDELVEKIVDFDALVIRSGTQVTKKVIEAADNLKIVGRAGVGVDNIDIDAATEKGIIVVNAPEGNMLSAAEHTIAMMMSMARNIPQANASLKAKKWERKNFMGVEVNGKTLGVIGLGRIGAEVAKRAQGMEMDILGYDPFVTEERAKSMGVELTTVDDIAKRADFITVHTPLTKETRNILDAAQFDMMKGNARVINCARGGIINEEALADALKAGKIAGAAIDVFTSEPPFDCPFIDLDNVIVTPHLGASTEEAQVNVAVSVAEEVISVLNGGSARNTINIPSVKPDVMAVLAPYIGLAETLGSAVAQLLDTNYDKIEISYKGEISEKDTRAVTVAALKGVLEVALGSAVNYVNAPALAKSRDVEVVESKSETSDEYASAISIKLYQDSVSRSVTGAVVGNEAKIITIDSQHVDIVPKGFMIVSNHINRPNVIGPCCLALGANNINISGMQVGRAEVGGQTIMALNVDAEVSEDILDEIRGIDGIIDATLVTL, encoded by the coding sequence ATGAAAGTATTGATAAGTGATTCATTATCAGAAGAAGGAGTTTCAAAACTTCAGGAGCATTTTAATGTCGATGTCTCAACAGGCCTCTCTGAGGACGAGCTTGTAGAGAAGATCGTAGATTTTGATGCTCTCGTGATCCGCAGCGGTACGCAGGTTACAAAAAAGGTCATTGAGGCTGCAGACAACCTTAAGATCGTTGGAAGGGCCGGTGTTGGTGTGGACAACATCGATATTGATGCTGCAACTGAAAAGGGTATTATTGTTGTGAACGCCCCTGAAGGTAACATGCTCTCAGCAGCAGAGCACACGATCGCAATGATGATGTCAATGGCAAGGAACATCCCTCAGGCAAATGCTTCCCTTAAGGCAAAGAAGTGGGAACGTAAGAACTTCATGGGTGTTGAGGTAAACGGCAAGACACTCGGTGTCATTGGTCTTGGTCGTATTGGTGCTGAAGTTGCTAAACGTGCACAGGGAATGGAAATGGATATTCTTGGCTATGATCCTTTTGTCACAGAGGAACGTGCAAAGTCTATGGGTGTGGAGCTTACTACTGTTGATGATATTGCAAAGAGGGCTGACTTCATTACTGTTCACACGCCACTTACAAAAGAGACCCGCAATATCCTTGACGCAGCGCAGTTCGATATGATGAAAGGCAATGCCAGGGTCATCAATTGTGCCCGTGGTGGTATCATTAATGAGGAGGCTCTTGCAGATGCACTTAAAGCAGGCAAGATCGCAGGCGCTGCTATCGATGTGTTCACAAGTGAACCACCATTTGACTGTCCTTTCATTGACCTTGACAATGTTATTGTGACACCTCACCTTGGTGCTTCTACCGAAGAGGCACAGGTAAATGTTGCAGTTTCCGTTGCTGAAGAGGTCATCTCTGTCCTCAATGGTGGCTCAGCCCGTAATACTATCAACATTCCTTCAGTCAAACCTGATGTAATGGCAGTACTGGCTCCGTACATAGGTCTGGCAGAGACCCTTGGAAGTGCAGTAGCACAGCTCCTTGATACAAATTATGATAAGATCGAGATCTCCTACAAGGGTGAGATCTCTGAGAAGGACACAAGAGCTGTGACAGTTGCTGCTCTCAAGGGTGTTCTAGAGGTCGCATTAGGCTCTGCTGTGAACTATGTGAATGCACCGGCTCTTGCAAAGTCAAGGGATGTCGAGGTTGTAGAAAGTAAGTCAGAGACCTCTGATGAGTATGCTTCTGCTATCAGTATCAAGTTGTATCAGGATTCCGTTTCAAGGTCTGTTACAGGTGCTGTAGTCGGAAATGAAGCAAAGATCATAACCATCGACAGTCAGCACGTGGATATCGTTCCAAAAGGTTTCATGATCGTTTCCAACCATATCAACCGTCCGAATGTGATCGGACCATGCTGCCTGGCACTTGGAGCTAACAATATCAATATCTCCGGTATGCAGGTAGGCCGTGCAGAAGTTGGCGGACAGACTATAATGGCATTGAATGTAGATGCTGAGGTTTCCGAGGATATCCTTGATGAGATCCGTGGAATTGATGGCATAATCGATGCAACACTTGTGACACTTTAA
- a CDS encoding ferredoxin-thioredoxin reductase catalytic domain-containing protein has translation MKFEGELEEEFYQRSKKNAEATGYKLNTDYDVIVTAVKGICNNKREFGEYYCFCQKRSGDVEKDKKIICPCAARSRDVETRGACRCGLYIK, from the coding sequence ATGAAATTTGAGGGCGAACTCGAGGAAGAATTTTATCAGAGATCAAAGAAAAATGCAGAAGCTACCGGATATAAGCTGAACACTGATTATGATGTGATCGTTACTGCTGTGAAGGGTATCTGCAACAACAAGCGTGAATTTGGTGAATACTACTGCTTCTGCCAGAAGAGATCCGGTGATGTGGAAAAGGATAAAAAGATAATCTGTCCATGTGCTGCACGCAGTCGTGATGTTGAGACACGCGGTGCATGTCGCTGTGGGCTTTATATCAAATGA